A genomic region of Lytechinus pictus isolate F3 Inbred chromosome 2, Lp3.0, whole genome shotgun sequence contains the following coding sequences:
- the LOC129279487 gene encoding uncharacterized protein LOC129279487 gives MTTLEHQVNDLDQYHRRINLEVAGVPEKEGENVREAVLHVMKKISPEVSNDDIDVTHRLGQRSEGGPARPIIVRFTTRRMRDTLYSGRKKLRETSTRQLGFSRDEGKVFLNENLAPAKRSLLKKANDERKKAGYKFLWTVNGTILVRKSPNVPPVAIHREEDLNKIK, from the coding sequence ATGACGACACTTGAACACCAAGTGAATGATTTGGATCAATATCACAGAAGGATCAACTTAGAAGTGGCAGGTGTTCCTGAGAAGGAAGGTGAGAATGTGAGGGAGGCTGTCCTTCACGTCATGAAGAAAATTTCACCAGAGGTATCCAACGACGACATTGATGTGACACATCGACTTGGTCAGAGAAGTGAAGGTGGTCCAGCCAGACCAATCATCGTTAGATTCACAACCAGAAGGATGAGGGATACTCTATACTCAGGCCGGAAAAAACTGAGGGAAACATCAACCCGTCAACTGGGATTCTCAAGAGATGAAGGAAAGGTGTTTCTCAATGAAAATCTAGCCCCAGCTAAGAGGTCTCTCCTGAAGAAGGCGAATGACGAGAGAAAGAAGGCGGGATACAAGTTCTTATGGACAGTGAATGGCACCATTCTGGTGAGGAAGAGCCCGAATGTTCCACCGGTTGCTATTCATCGAGAAGAGGATCTGAACAAAATTAAGTAA